In Runella sp. SP2, the genomic window TCGCTCTGATCATTACAACTTTGCCAAAAACAAAGTACCCGTTATTTTCTATTTTACAGGGGTTCACGAAGACTACCACCGCCCTGGCGATGACGTCGAAAAAATTATGTTTGACAAGCAGACAAAAATTGTTCAGCTTGTCTTTCATACTGCGTGGGAATTGGCCAATCGGGACGAACGTATCAAAGTCGATAGCAACAAGCCCTAGTGAGAAGGGTTGCTCACAACCTCATGTGTGACGAGGGTTGCTCACAACCCGACCTATACTCAAAAGCACTGATGACGTCGTAGATGTCTCCTAGCATCGACATGACAAAAAAACTCCTAAACAGGAAACCAAAAACCCTAAACCGAAAACCAATAAATGCTCATTTTTGAAAACCTCGCCGCATTTCGGGCCCACGTAGGTCAAGAAATTGGCACAAGCGAATGGGTGACAATCACCCAAGAAATGGTCAACGATTTTGCCAAAGCCACTGGTGACCACCAATGGATTCACGTAGATACCGACATGGCTGCCAAGTACTCTCCGTTCAAAACAACCATTGCCCACGGTTTTTTGACGCTCTCCTTGGCGCCTAAGTTTATGTATGAATTGTACCAAGTAAAATCAGCAAAAATGGGGCTCAATTACGGCACCAATAAAGTTCGGTTTACGTCGCCCGTACCCACAGGCAGCCGCGTACGAATGCACGCCACCCTCAAAGAAGTTGAAGACCAAGAACCCAACGGCGTAAAGTCAACCATGACGCTTGTCTTTGAAATAGAAGGACATCCCAAACCTGCCTGTGTGGCCGAGATGATAAGTTTAGCTTTTGAATAGTCCTAAAACCTTTTTTAACCATGCGTTTACAAGATAAAGTTGCCATCATTACGGGAGGTGCCCGTGGAATCGGGAAAGCCACTGCCGAAATTTTTACGCGCGAAGGTGCCAAAGTGATAATCTGGGATATGCTCGACGCGGGCGAACAAACCGCCCAAGAGCTCCGCGATAAAGGCTTTTCTGCTGAATTTACCAAAATCAGCGTCACCGACGTGCCTGCCATCGAAGCCGCCGCCCGCGATATTTACGAACGCTACGGACAAATTGATATTTTGGTCAACAACGCAGGCATTACCCGCGACAAATCGTTGCTCAAAATGTCGTACCAAGAATGGGCACAAGTCATTGACATTAACCTCAACGGGGTCTTCAATTGTACCAAAACCATTGTCCCGTACATGGTAGAGAAAAAATATGGCCGAATCATTTGTACTTCTTCCGTGGTGGGTCAAACGGGAAATTTTGGTCAAACCAACTACGTAGCCACCAAATCGGCCATCATCGGAATGGTGAAAACGTGGGCCAAAGAACTCGGCAAGTACAACATTACCGCCAATGCCGTAGCGCCTGGTTTCATCAAAACCGAAATGACCGATTTGATTCCAGAAGAAGTCCGTAACCAAACCGTAGCGGGCATCCCTGTAAAACGGATGGGACTTCCTGAAGACATCGCCAATGCGTACCTGTATTTGGCCTCCGAAGAAGCGGGTTACGTCAATGGACACACCCTGAGTGTCAATGGTGGAGTTGCCTAAAAGTATGCTTGCATACTATTTTTCAAAATTGTACATTTGAGCCAAAGTCAAAACAAACTCTTACACTTCACAAACAGTAAAGCACGATGGTATTAGAAGGACTCAACTTCAACTTAACCGAAGAGCATTTAGCCGTAAAGGAAGCAGCCCGCGATTTTGCTCAAAACGAGCTCCTACCAGGAGTCATCGAACGCGACAATGAACAAAAATTTGACCCAAAACTCCTCAAACGCATGGGCGAATTGGGCTTTTTGGGAATGATGGTTTCGCCCGAATACGGCGGAGGTGGAATGGATACGGTTTCGTACGTGTTGGCGATGGAAGAACTGTCGAAAGTGGACGCGTCGGCCTCGGTGATGGTGTCGGTCAACAATTCGTTGGTTTGCTATGGTTTAGAAGCCTACGGTACCGAAGAACAAAAACGAAAATACCTTACGCCACTTGCATCGGGGGAAATCATTGGGGCGTTTTGTCTTTCTGAGCCCGAAGCAGGTTCGGATGCAACCTCTCAACATACCACGGCCGAAGACAAAGGTGACTATTATCTTCTCAACGGTACCAAAAACTGGATTACCAATGGAAACATTTCATCAGTATGCCTAGTAATGGCCCAAACCCATCCCGAACTCAAACACAAGGGCATCAACTGCCTGATTGTCGAAAAAGGCTGGGACGGATTTGTAGTGGGTAAAAAAGAAGACAAGATGGGAATCCGTGCGTCGGATACGCATTCGTTGATGTTTACCGACGTGAACGTTCCCAAAGAAAATCGCATTGGCAACGATGGTTTTGGATTTAAGTTTGCCATGAGTACCCTCAACGGTGGCCGCATCGGAATAGCCGCCCAAGCCCTCGGTATTGCCGCAGGAGCGTTGGAACTATCACTCAAATACGCCAATGAACGCAAAGCCTTCGGAAAAGCTATTTTCGAGCACCAAGCCATTCAGTTTAAATTGGCAGAAATGGCCACAAAAATCGAAGCAGCACGCTTATTGGTATATAAAGCCGCCCGCCTCAAAGACGAACACAAAGACTATGTACAAGCTGCGGCCATGGCCAAGCTCTTTGCGTCGGAAGTAGCGATGTGGGCTGCCACCGAAGCTGTACAGATTCACGGCGGTTATGGCTACGTGAAAGAATTCCACGTAGAGCGATTAATGCGCGACGCAAAAATAACTCAGATATACGAAGGTACCTCAGAAATACAAAAATTGGTGATAGCCCGAGAATTGCAAAAATAAGAGGAGCGGGGTTTCCCACTCCTCTTATTTTTATTGGCATGTTATGTCAATTGGAATAAATAGGTTTCCCTATATAGACCTGAATTGGATGCATAACCAAATAGGGTTCTATCAAATCTGTTTGATAGGAAGCCCCTCTCAATGTACTATCGTACTGAATGTCGCCATTAAACCAGTGAATATGCCAAAACCCTTCAAGAGTTTTAACCTGTGGTTTGAAACGTTCTTTGCATTTAGAATAGACTTTATAATAAACTGGTAATAAGAAGGAAATACTTTCTACCGGTTTTCCCTCCCTCAATTGAGGCTTCCATAAACTATCTGATGACTTTACCATTTCTTTTAAAAAATTGGAGATGAGCTTAGGAGCTGTCACTGTACAGTCAGTGTTAAATACTTTCCCTGTAGCATCTACTTTGAACTTAACATAACAAATAGACTCTAAACAGAGCGTATCAAGGTGGTCAGCTTTTTCCAATAACTCAAGCCTTCGTTTCGCAACATAAGCAGAAAAATATTCGGTAGGGTTATTTTTCTCTCCTATGAATACAGGCATTCTATCTTGACAAATAGCATTAATACCTAATACAAAGAATATCAATGCATAAACATAAGTACTTTTTCTTTTCATCGTACTATGAAGTTATTATCAATCAAACTAATTGCAAGGATTTGCACCTAAAGTCCTATTATAACCATACTTGGCTCCATGAGACAAAGCTTGGTTTACATCAAAATCTGCACCATAAGCATTCTTAACATTACTATCAAAATACGCAGGATCAGAGTTTTTAACATCTGCTAAACCATTTATTGTTATAGCCCTCGCATCAAACTGTGAAATACCTGTAATACTCTGCAAAGCATCCGCCAACTCTTGAAGGTCTTTTGCTAACATTTCTCTGTGCTCAAGTTGAGTTCCTGCAGGAAACGCTATAGCAAAAGGGTCGTGAACTCCATACTTAACATGCATAAACTCATGTAAAATAATAGCAATTCCATATTCCTTTGAAAAGTTCAACATTTCATTTGGCTTAAACCGTATCTCAGTTTTTCCTGAAGGTGAAAATTGCGAACGTATAGTTGCTGCTGGAAAAGGCATGCTCTCATCCACCAAAAACTTCATTTGTGCTTGCGTTACCCCGCCCCCAAAATAATCTTCAATCCATTGTGCAGCTCTAGATTTTGGCCCTTGTAAATTTTTTTGTAGCCCATCCTTTAACAATTCTTCAATGCAGGGATATGCTTCTAGCGCAGAATAATCAATTTCTATTATCGACTGTGCTGGTTCAATTGGTACACCCCCTCCACTTCCTCCACCTATGGCATCCATAATGTTGTAATTTCCTGGTTGTAAATTTGAACCACTGTAAGTGCACACCATTCCTGTTGTCGTATGCAAAATTACCGTCACATCTACACAGTTTGTTCCACACCCACTTACTTCAACCGTTTGATAAACTATTGGTACTTGGATACAAGATTGGACACGAGCTTGTTTAGGTTGCTCAACGTCAAAACTCCTTTCTACTTTTCCATTTTTGTATTCTACCCCCGCTTTTAGATTACCCATTACATCACAAATGAAGACCCAACCATCAAATTTCTTTAAGTCTTTCGGCTTATTGCCTTTTTTAATACCTTTACTGTCGTTTGGTAAAAATTGAAGAAGTCGTGCCTCATTTTCACCTTTCTGGTTCTTAAATACCACAATACCTTCTTCGGCAATTACTAAATCTTCTTTACTTGCTTTGTTTTTCCCTTCTCCAAGAATACCAACAGCTAACTTTTTTCTATCCCCATATAAAACTGGTGTGTAAATATAGTTACTATTACCCTTTTTGAAAATTTGAGTTTGCTTCCAAGGAACTATTCTTTGTACGTCATTTGGAGACGCCCCTCTACGTAGCCCTGCTGCATAAGTTTTAAGATACCAATCCCGTGCTTCATCTACACTAAGTTCTTTAAGTAGAGACACTTGCGAATCTACCAAATTAGTTCTACATGAAGACACTACAACCATAAAAAAAGTTAGCATTAGCAAAAAATGTGTTTTCATAGTTTTAAAGTTTAATTGTTAGTTAAAACAAAAATATAAAGAATACGAAAAAATACAACATATATGTTCTGATTTTTTTTAATAGGTTTTTGTCGCTTTGCAAACCATGCAAAACGTCAAAAATTCCGTTTTTCTTAAGCTTATAGGAGAGCGAATCAGAGCTTTGAGGAAAGAGCGTGGGTTATCTCAAGTTGACTTAGGCGTTTTGATTGGAAACCACGGTGAACAAATAGGTCGTATAGAAAGGGGCGAGTTAAATGTCACAATATGTACTCTAAAAATAATTGCAGAAGGGTTAAAGGTGAAGTTAAAAGACCTGATTGATATTGAAGGCCACTAACAAAGTGTTTGAATAGTACCTCAGAAATACAAAAATTGGTGATAGCCCGAGAATTGCAAAAAGCCTGAATAATCCAATTTTAAGGGGTTTTTCAAAAAAAAAGTGCGCGTTTCCTTGCGGGATTCGCGCACTTTTTTTTATATTGAAAAAAATTCCACACTTGTATTAGATTTGTACAATTATTAGTTTTGTACAAATTTTCAGAAAAACGCTAATTTTGCATTTACTTAAACGGGACGCACTTAACCCATTTTCAAATGGAAGATTATAATAAAATCATCGAATCGCTGGGAGTGAAGTTCATCAAGGCTCGTCACATCCGGATGTTGCAAACTATTACCATTAAAAACTTTTATGACGTAGAGAACTCCTTGATGATTCTTTACGACGGGGAAGTGTCTTTTGGCAACGAAAAAATCGAAGTTGGGGACATGCTTTTTATACCAGGAGGAAAGCACGCCACTGTTACTTACAGCAGCGGTGACAACGTGCAACCAAAGGTAGTAAGCAACGAAGAGTTCTTGACCCGCCGCGAATTGTATTTCGATACACTGCGCGACTCGTCACAAGTGGGCAAAATACCTCACTCATTTGGGCTTGTGGCCTTTGACGCCAAGGTATTTGACTCGGTCAACTTCTTTACGTCGTTGGACATTCCGCCGTTTATCATCAAGCATAACGCCTACCTTGGTCGTTTGATTGGTGAGATTTTGCAGGAAGATTTTAACGACGTGGCAGGACGCGGACGTATCATCAAAATTAAAACCGAAGAACTTGCAATTGAAGTTATTCGCTACATTTTGAAAAACCGTCTGTTTGTGGAGCAATTGGTCACCAACAGTACCTACTTCAAAGACCCTCGTTTGATTGATATTTTTGCCTACATCAAAGACAATTTGGGAGGCGATTTGTCGAACAAGGTATTGGCCAACGTCGCCAACGTATCGGAAGATTACGTAGGTCAGTATTTCAAAATGTTGACCCAAATCAACCCACAAGACTACATCGAATACCAACGGATGGAAGAAGCCGTTAATTTGCTTCGTACGTCGAAGAAAAGTATTCGTGCCATCGGTGCTGAAGTTGGCTACAAAGACACGGCCTATTTTTGCCGTCGTTTCAAAATGATGTTCGGCATTCCAGCGGGCAAAATGCGCCGCCGCGAATCGCTCATGAACGTCTAATTTTCATGGCATTTTCATCGCTGACAGTACAAGTGAAAAAATGAATTACCCAATAAAGCAACTTTCATTCATGAGAGTTGCTTTATTGTTTCTGGGAGGTTTTGGATTAACTTTGCTCAAAATAAAAAAACCTTTCACTCGTATGAAAACACTATTTCGCTTCTCTTGCTGGATGTTAGGTATGGGGCTTTTGCTCAGTTCCCCCACATTTGCCCAATTAAAAGGCACTTGGCAGCAAAAAAGTGACGATGGAATCATCACTTCGCTCATTTGCTCGGACGACTACTTGATGATGACTCGCTACAAAGAAAAAGAGTTTATTTATACCGAAGGCGGAACGTACAAAATCACCAACGGCACCATTGCCTACAAAAGCGAGTTCAATTCTGCGGATACCTCCAGAGTCGGCAAGACCTTAAATTTCAAAATAACGATTTCGGGAAAAAAATTATCGGTTGAAAACGTAGGTGAATGGCAACAAATGGACGACGGTAGCACACCTGCCTCGGCCTTGTACCGTATCACAGGCCGCATGGGCAACGACGGGAACATTGCTCCCATGCAACGTGGCCCCCGTAAAACCCTCAAAATGCTCACAGGAACGCGTTTTCAATGGGCAGCCATCAACCCCGAAACCAAGCAGTTTTCGGGTACGGGCGGCGGTAGTTATGTTATCAAAGACGGAAAATACACCGAAACAATTGAATTTTTTAGCCGCGACAATAGCCGCGTAGGTGCATCCCTCACCTTTGATTACGAACTCAAAGACGGCAAAGATTGGCACCACAGTGGCCTAAGCAGCGCAGGGGCTAAGATTTACGAAGTCTGGAGTAAGGAGCAGTAGTGCAAGGGGCACAAGGCAAATGTGCAAAGGGCAAGGGGCAAATATGCCGTGTGGAGGGTTTCTCAAAACCCGACCTCCCGTGAAGAGAGTTTCTCAAAACCCGACCCTCCGCGCAGTAACCCTTTTTAAAAACATAAAATGAAGTTAAACGCAAATGACGATTTCTCAATTATACGATTGCTTTTTGGCCTGTAATGGCGTTTCAACTGATACCCGACAAATTGTTGAAGGCTGTTTGTTTGTAGCCCTGCGGGGAGATAAGTTTGATGGAAATGTTTATGCCAAAGATGCGTTAGAAAAAGGAGCAAAATACGCCATTGTGGATAACTCTGAATACGCTGTGGATAACCGTTTCCTGTTGGTGGAAAACAGTTTAGAAGCGCTTCAACAATTGGCCAACCACCACCGTCGTCAACTCAACATCCCAGTAGTAGGCTTGACAGGTTCCAATGGAAAAACCACTACAAAAGAGCTGATTGCGGCCGTTTTAAGTAAAAAATTTCGCACTTACGCTACCAAAGGCAATCTTAATAACCACATCGGTGTGCCGCTCACGCTATTGGCCATCGACAAAAGTTACGAAATGGCCGTCGTAGAAATGGGTGCCAACCACCAAAAAGAAATTGCCCTTCTCAGCAGCATCGCCGAGCCTACCCACGGCATGATTACCAACATTGGCAAAGCCCATTTGGAAGGTTTTGGAGGAATTGAAGGAGTCCGCAAAGGCAAAGGAGAATTATTTGATTGGCTTTCGACTTCGGGCGGTACGGTGTTTGTCAACGGCGCCAATGCGACCCTCCAAGAAATGGCCAACGAGCGCAATTTTAGTGAAAAGGTACTTTACCTAGCCGATGCCACTGCCCCGCAACTGTTAGAAGATACTCCTTTGGTGATTTACCAAGATGCCCACCAACAAACCGTTCATACGCATCTGACGGGCCGGTACAATTTTGAAAATATCGCCGCAGCTTTGGCGATTGGCGCTTATTTTGGCGTTTCGGATCAAGATGCCAACGCCGCCGTCGCAGAGTACAATCCGACGAATAATCGCTCTCAAATCATTCAAAAAGGAAGCAATACCGTAATTATGGACGCTTACAACGCCAACCCCTCTTCTATGGCAGCCGCTATTGAAAACTTTGGGAAGTTGAAAGCCGAGCGTAAAATGGTAATTTTGGGAGATATGCTCGAACTAGGCGACGAATCGCCCACGGAACACTTAGCACTGGGAAAATTGGTAGCGGCGCAAAAATTTGACGTTGTCATTTTGGCGGGGAAGCTCATGAAAGATGCCTTGTCTGCTTTGCCAAAAGCCTATTATTTCCCCGATAAATTCTCATTACACAACTGGGTTATTGATCATCCTCAACAAAACACCCATGTGCTTATCAAAGGCTCAAGAGGAATGGGATTAGAGACCGTTGTTCCGTATTTGTAGGTATTAAATTGCAATCATAACATGGCGCGCGATAAATTCCATTTCATCTTTATCTGGCCATGCCCGAAGACGTCTATGACATTTTACTTAATGATGATTTTGGACGTCTTACTATTGAAGAAGAAAAACTCAAAATAATTTTGTTTCGACCTATTGAAAAGGATATTTCAAGATGGATACAATAGAGCACTATAAATCAATCATCAAGAAAGTTCTCAAAAATCACGCTTCTGGTTATCAAATGCCCAATACCGAAGAATATACTGAGCAACTAATCATTGACGATGAACATGGCCATTACCTTCTTATGGGAGTTGGTTGGCAACAGTATAAGCGTTTACATGGTATTAATTTACATATTGACATTATTGGTGAAAAAGTCTATATCCAGCAGGATTGGACTGAACGAGGAATTGCCTTAGAGTTAGAAGAGCAAGGTATCCCCAAAAAAGACATTGTGTTGGCTTTCCATGCGCCCTATCGGCGGCCATTAATCGAAGAATACGCCGTTCGTTAAATTGCATTAATCATTTACCTTTTTATATTTTTCAACTTTCTTGTAATTTAACACAAGGTTTTGGAATCTGATTTCTTAACTTTGTGTTAACAATCCGTCACACACTTCATACTCTCTGATGAGCGACGTAATCAAGCACGAATGTGGTATTGCCCTCATTCGCCTCCGGAAGCCGTTTCAATATTATATTGACAAATACGGCACACCCCTCTACGCAGTTTACAAATTACACACCTTGATGGAAAAACAGGTCAACCGCGGTCAAGATGGCGCGGGTGTAGCCAACATCAAGCTCGAAGTTCCGCCAGGGCACCGCTACATTAGCCGTTACCGTTCGGTCGACCAACAACCTGTCGCAGAGATTTTTACGAAAGTCCAGAAGAAATTCAAAAAGGCTTTCAAAGAACTCAAAGGCGACGATAAAGACCTTCGCTACGACGCTAAATGGCTACAAGAAAACGTGGCATTTACGGGCGAGGTTTGGTTAGGTCACCTTCGCTACGGTACCCACGGGGCCAACGAAATCGAGAACTGCCACCCCATGCTCCGTCAAAATAGTTGGCGTAGCCGCAACTTGGTAGTAGCAGGGAACTTCAACATGACCAACGTTGACACGCTTTTCAACAAGCTTGTTTCGCTGGGACAGCACCCCAAAGACCGCGTGGACACGGTGACGGTAATGGAAAAAATCGGGCACTTCTTGGACGAAGAAAACCAGCGCGTTTTTGACCGTTTCAAGGGAATTTACGAAAATCCCGACCTCTCCGACGTCATTGAAGACAACATGGACATGGTGCGCGTGCTTCACCGCTCATGTCGCGATTTCGACGGTGGCTTTGCCATGTGTGGAATGACAGGCTCGGGACAAGCGTTTGTGGTTCGTGACCCATCGGGTATCCGCCCTGCGTATTATTATGCCGACGACGAAGTTGTGGTAGTTGCGTCCGAAAAACCTGCCATCAAGGCCGCTTTCAACGCCAACTACGCCGACATTCAAGAAATAAAACCTGGTCATGCGCTCATCATCGACAAATATGGCGAGTACGATCAGCACCAAATTTTAAAGCCGCTCGAAAAACGTTCTTGTAGTTTTGAGCGGATTTATTTTTCTAGGGCCTCTGATCCAGATATTTACCACGAACGTAAGCAACTTGGTCAGCTTCTGATTCCGCAGATTTTGCAGGAAGTAGATTACGACCTCGAAAATACCGTCTTCTCTTACATTCCGAACACGGCCGAAACCGCCTTTTTTGGATTGATTGAAGGCTTGGAAGACTATTTGGCCAAACAACGCAAAAAAGCCGTTGCCGATGGCAATCTCTCCCCTGAAGAATTGGACAAAATTCTTTCGTTCCGCCCAAGGATTGAGAAATTGGTGTCGAAAGACGTTAAACAACGAACCTTCATTACCAGTGATGAGGCCCGCGACGAAATGGTATCGCACGTGTATGACATGACCTACGAGGTAGTGAAAAAAGGCGTCGATACAATTGTGGTCGTGGATGATTCTATCGTGCGGGGTACTACCCTCGAAAAGAGTATCTTGCGTTTGCTCGACCGCCTTGGACCTAAGAAAATCATTATTGTATCGTCGGCTCCGCAAATCCGCTATCCCGATTGCTACGGTATTGATATGTCGAAGGTGAAAGATTTTGTGGCGTTCCGTGCCGCTTTGCAATTGCTCAAAGAACGCGGCCTCGATAACCTTCGCGAAGAAGTATATGCCCAATGCGTTGCCGCATTGGAAACGGGAAATGCCACGCAGCAAAACTACGTCAAGGCGCTTTTTGATCAGTTTACAGACGAAGAAGTATCGCGCAAAGTAGCCGAAATTGTTCGTCCCAAAGACCTCAAGGCCGAATTGTCGATTCTTTTCCAAACGGTTGAAAACCTGCACAAAGCCTGCCCCAACCACAGCGGTGACTGGTATTTCACAGGAAATTATCCAACCCCTGGCGGAAACCGCGTTGTGAACAAAGCCTACGTCAATTTCTACGAAGGACGGGGCGTAGTGAGAGCTTACTAACCCTACTTTGAAACAACCATACCCTCCCCTGTTCGTCACGGCGAATGGGGGATTTTTTATAGTAGTTTAAAGCCTTGGCAATCTTCTTGATGTATGTTTCCGCTTTCACGTCGCCGATTTTTACAGTCAGCTGGTAGTTTGGCCAGCATGGCTTTACTGCCTTCCTTTCGGATAGCTGCACAGCCGTTGTACCTTGGTGGTCCTATTTTTTTAAAAAGCGAAGACCCCGTCGAATTAGCCAAAGAACATCGGCGGTTGGGATATAGTGCAGCTTACGTTCCCAAAGTAGAATTAAAAGATAGCGTCCGCATCGCGGCTTTGCGGAAGGCATTTGCGGAGCAGAATGTCCTCATCGCAGAAGTAGGGGCATGGGTCAACATGCTAGACCAAGATGCCGAAAAACGCAAGAAAAATAGAGAATACGTCACCGAACGCCTCGCTTTGGCCGAAGAAATTGGCGCGTTGACCTGCATCGACATCGCGGGCTCGTACAACCCCAAACAATGGGACGGCCCCGACGCCCGCAACCTTACCAAAGAATATTTTGACGCAACGGTCGAAAATTGCCGTGCCGTCATCGACGCCGTTAAGCCCAAAAAAGCCAAATTTGCCCTCGAAATGATGGGATGGAGCTTGCCCAACGATGCTGATTCCTGTTTAAAATTCATCAAAGCCATTGACCGACCTGCTTTCGCGGCGCATATCGACATCGCCAACATCATCAACTCTCCCGAACGGTTTTATCAAAATAAAGCATTGATCAACGATACCTTCAAAAAACTGGGGAAATGGGTTGTGTCTTGCCACGCCAAAGATGTCGTGGGAAAAGATGTGCATTTCGCCGAAACCATGCCTGGGCGCGGTGGCATGGACTACGTGACTTACCTGCGAAACGTAACCGCACTTCCGCGCGCCGTTCCGCTCATGCTAGAACACCTACGCACACCCGAAGAATACGATGAAGCGCGGTTGTTTGTCATGAAAATAGCCAAAGAAACAGGAATCCCACTGGCCTAGGCTAATCCTCACGCACATACCTGCTGCGGTTGGAACTAACACAAAGGTTCAGAATAAACGTATCTTCCGACCACTCGATGTCCCAAGTAGCGCAACCAATGCAATCTACTAGCGCACACATTGGGTTGTTGGGAATCGCGCTTTTGGGAACAATTTCAAAACGTTTTCCATTGACGGTCAATGCCGCAGGAGCGCAACACAATTCCTGTCCATTACCCGTTAGCAGTACACCATCTTCGCGAATAAGAATATAATTCGCCGTTGAGGCGTTGATACTGGTCAACGTCCATTCTTTCTTCCCATTGACGGTCGATTCATACGCCTCCAAACGCCACTTGCCTACCAAGGGCGCAATGGTTTCGGGAACAACTGCTTTTGGCTTACAGCCTCCTAACGCAACAATCAACAGCAAAAAAATAACTGGTTTCATCGGGCTTCGTCTCTTTTATAACAAGACGTTTTAGAGAACGTTTTCGTTGGAACGGCCTTTTAAACAAAGCATATTCGGTCTTTTAAACAAAGTCCCCAAAAAATCACTGCCCTACCTTTGTCCCATCAAAAACAACAAAAAATGGGACACAACAATTATCAAGGAGCGTTACAGAAACCGATAGGTTCAGGATTTAACGCAGCATCTACAACCAATGATGTCATCAAAGGGATTGACCTTACGGGAAAAATTGCCATTGTGACGGGGGGAAACACGGGCATCGGCTTAGAAACGGTCAGAACACTCGCTGCCGCAGGTGCCACCGTCATCGTACCCGCAAGAGACGTAACAAAGGCAAAACGAAATTTAGCAGGCATCCCGCGTGTTGAATTAGAAACCATGGATTTGATAGCCCCTGAGTCCATTGATGCTTTTGCCAAAAAATTCGTCGCGTCGGGTCGCCCCCTTCATTTACTTATCCACAATGCAGGCATTATGTGGGTGCCACTTCGCAGAGATAGTCGGGGAGTTGAATCTCAACTAGCGACTAATTATCTGGCGCAGTTTCAGCTTACGGCAAGGCTGTGGCCTGCGCTGGTAGCCGCCCGTGGGGCAAGGGTCATCAACGTATCGTCCGACGGACATCGCTTTGCCCCCTTTCACTTTGATGATCCCAATTTCCTCCACCGCGATTATGAAACCCTCCAAGGCTATGGTCAATCCAAAACAGCCAGCAATCTTTTTGCCCTTGAGTTAGATTACCGTGGCAAATCGTCTCAGGTACGCGCTTACTCCCTCCACCCAGGCTCTATCCATGGCACGGAATTGGGCAGGGAAGCTCCCATAGAGCTGTTTCAACAAATGGGTTTTTGCGATGCAGACGGAAATTTATTTCCCGAAATAGTCGCTTCGCTAAAGACCATTTCGCAAGGAGCTGCCACCACGGTTTGGTGCGCTACCAGTTCGATGCTCAACGATATTGGGGGCGTGTATTGCGAAGATTCAGATGTAGCTGAATTATCAACTGACGCCTCTCAATCAGGCGGTGTACAACTTTATTCCTTGGACGAGGCCA contains:
- a CDS encoding amidophosphoribosyltransferase, which gives rise to MSDVIKHECGIALIRLRKPFQYYIDKYGTPLYAVYKLHTLMEKQVNRGQDGAGVANIKLEVPPGHRYISRYRSVDQQPVAEIFTKVQKKFKKAFKELKGDDKDLRYDAKWLQENVAFTGEVWLGHLRYGTHGANEIENCHPMLRQNSWRSRNLVVAGNFNMTNVDTLFNKLVSLGQHPKDRVDTVTVMEKIGHFLDEENQRVFDRFKGIYENPDLSDVIEDNMDMVRVLHRSCRDFDGGFAMCGMTGSGQAFVVRDPSGIRPAYYYADDEVVVVASEKPAIKAAFNANYADIQEIKPGHALIIDKYGEYDQHQILKPLEKRSCSFERIYFSRASDPDIYHERKQLGQLLIPQILQEVDYDLENTVFSYIPNTAETAFFGLIEGLEDYLAKQRKKAVADGNLSPEELDKILSFRPRIEKLVSKDVKQRTFITSDEARDEMVSHVYDMTYEVVKKGVDTIVVVDDSIVRGTTLEKSILRLLDRLGPKKIIIVSSAPQIRYPDCYGIDMSKVKDFVAFRAALQLLKERGLDNLREEVYAQCVAALETGNATQQNYVKALFDQFTDEEVSRKVAEIVRPKDLKAELSILFQTVENLHKACPNHSGDWYFTGNYPTPGGNRVVNKAYVNFYEGRGVVRAY
- a CDS encoding SDR family NAD(P)-dependent oxidoreductase, which gives rise to MGHNNYQGALQKPIGSGFNAASTTNDVIKGIDLTGKIAIVTGGNTGIGLETVRTLAAAGATVIVPARDVTKAKRNLAGIPRVELETMDLIAPESIDAFAKKFVASGRPLHLLIHNAGIMWVPLRRDSRGVESQLATNYLAQFQLTARLWPALVAARGARVINVSSDGHRFAPFHFDDPNFLHRDYETLQGYGQSKTASNLFALELDYRGKSSQVRAYSLHPGSIHGTELGREAPIELFQQMGFCDADGNLFPEIVASLKTISQGAATTVWCATSSMLNDIGGVYCEDSDVAELSTDASQSGGVQLYSLDEANAKRLWELSETLTGIQFQMT
- a CDS encoding sugar phosphate isomerase/epimerase → MFPLSRRRFLQSAGSLASMALLPSFRIAAQPLYLGGPIFLKSEDPVELAKEHRRLGYSAAYVPKVELKDSVRIAALRKAFAEQNVLIAEVGAWVNMLDQDAEKRKKNREYVTERLALAEEIGALTCIDIAGSYNPKQWDGPDARNLTKEYFDATVENCRAVIDAVKPKKAKFALEMMGWSLPNDADSCLKFIKAIDRPAFAAHIDIANIINSPERFYQNKALINDTFKKLGKWVVSCHAKDVVGKDVHFAETMPGRGGMDYVTYLRNVTALPRAVPLMLEHLRTPEEYDEARLFVMKIAKETGIPLA